The Thermoflavifilum sp. genome contains a region encoding:
- a CDS encoding glycoside hydrolase family 30 beta sandwich domain-containing protein produces the protein MQKHCNTANNPGRHAFRRWIFPCRWQAVLTIALISSIGYVGCAKSTPSQTQVQPPADSTPSNPSPPVQTDVAFYLTTPDRSQLLARQNVALLFSTASTSQPTIEVDTTRTFQTIDGFGFALTGGSAYLINKLPIKQQNALLQELFGDDSLAIHISYIRISIGASDLNRSAFTYDDMPAGQTDTGLQYFNLGADQYDLIPVLQKILQINPHLHILATPWSAPAWMKTNQSLIGGSLDTAYYGVYARYFVKYIQAMEAQGIPIEAITPQNEPLYGGNNPSMVMQANEELRFVRDNLGPALRRAGLPTRIIVYDHNCDRPDYPLAILQDSIARQYVDGSAFHLYAGNITALSQVHDAFPDKNVYFTEQWTGGPDQFGPDLAWDIQNLIIGATRNWSRCVIKWNLAADPDYQPHTPGGCSTCLGALTIGATITRNSPYYAIAHASKFVPSGSLRIYSSMPNGLPNVAFRTPDGSKVLIVYNAMQTAQPFTIAFHGKQVSPVLPAGAVGTFVWR, from the coding sequence ATGCAAAAGCATTGCAACACAGCAAACAATCCAGGGCGACATGCTTTCCGGCGGTGGATTTTTCCCTGCAGGTGGCAGGCTGTACTTACCATTGCACTGATCAGCAGCATAGGATATGTGGGTTGTGCTAAATCAACACCTTCTCAAACGCAGGTCCAACCTCCAGCCGATAGCACACCTTCCAATCCTTCGCCACCGGTGCAGACCGATGTGGCTTTCTATCTTACCACGCCCGACCGCAGCCAGCTGCTGGCCCGGCAAAATGTAGCGTTGCTGTTTTCCACCGCTTCAACGTCTCAACCCACTATTGAAGTGGATACTACGCGGACCTTTCAAACCATCGATGGATTTGGATTTGCCTTAACCGGAGGCAGTGCTTATCTCATCAACAAATTGCCCATAAAGCAGCAAAACGCCTTATTGCAGGAATTGTTTGGCGACGACAGCCTGGCCATCCACATCAGCTATATCCGCATCAGCATCGGGGCTTCCGACCTGAACCGTTCTGCATTTACTTACGATGATATGCCGGCAGGGCAAACCGATACGGGATTACAATATTTCAATCTGGGCGCCGATCAGTATGACCTCATTCCCGTGCTGCAAAAAATCCTGCAGATCAATCCCCATCTACATATCCTGGCCACGCCCTGGTCGGCTCCGGCCTGGATGAAGACCAACCAGAGCCTCATCGGCGGCAGTCTCGACACAGCCTATTATGGCGTCTATGCCCGATATTTCGTAAAATACATCCAGGCCATGGAAGCGCAGGGCATTCCCATCGAAGCTATCACCCCGCAAAACGAACCCCTTTACGGCGGAAATAACCCGAGCATGGTGATGCAGGCAAACGAGGAATTGCGTTTTGTGAGGGATAATTTAGGTCCGGCACTGCGCCGGGCCGGACTGCCCACCCGAATCATCGTGTATGACCATAATTGCGATCGGCCCGACTATCCGCTGGCGATATTGCAGGACAGCATAGCTCGACAATATGTTGACGGGTCGGCTTTTCATCTCTATGCGGGCAATATCACCGCCCTTTCGCAGGTGCACGACGCTTTTCCCGATAAAAATGTGTATTTCACCGAACAGTGGACGGGTGGCCCCGATCAATTTGGTCCCGACCTGGCCTGGGATATCCAGAACCTGATTATTGGCGCCACACGCAACTGGAGCCGCTGTGTGATCAAATGGAACCTCGCCGCCGATCCCGATTATCAACCGCATACCCCGGGAGGATGTTCCACCTGTCTCGGCGCATTAACCATCGGTGCAACCATCACACGCAACTCACCGTATTACGCCATTGCCCATGCATCGAAGTTTGTGCCCTCCGGTTCGTTGCGTATCTATTCGTCCATGCCGAACGGCCTGCCCAACGTGGCTTTTCGCACGCCCGACGGCAGCAAGGTGTTGATCGTGTATAATGCCATGCAAACCGCACAGCCATTTACCATTGCGTTTCATGGAAAACAGGTAAGCCCTGTTTTACCGGCAGGAGCGGTGGGCACATTTGTCTGGAGATAA
- a CDS encoding polysaccharide biosynthesis C-terminal domain-containing protein: MGIVRRQSIQSTIFIYAGFAIGAFNVLVLFTHFLSPEQFGLIQLMVNAAALMAALATLGTVPVVNKFFPFYHEYLKPARNDLPLLVICICLIGFGLFILAGWLGKGLIIRKFSGNSPLFVQYYFWLFPMVFFMLFFTLLESFAWGLRKTVLTNLLRETIVRLYGTVLIAGVALRWISVDTFIKLYSGLFAVPALVLLVVLIRSRQFQLHIRMSSVTRRLWKRMLSFSLYVFSSNVFNVFAKTMEIFFISSINGLAQTGVYSIADYIIRLMEVPQRGMASITTPLLAVHWKNKDYREIEKLYHKSSATLLIAGLAILGLICTDLRDIQYVLPEKYRGISWVVWILGAGKLIDLGTGVNNQVIQTSHFWKFDFYTNIFFTVISIILNYFLVHRFGMLGAAITAALSLSLFNFIRCVFIYWRFRMQPFRKATAGILLSGIAAYVIATSLPLPFVHGQDTGVMAYLIDAVLRGLVYIGLFGATVLYFRFSEDVNQLVEKWWQKLKNDGENRL, translated from the coding sequence ATGGGTATTGTCAGGCGCCAGAGCATTCAGTCTACCATCTTCATTTATGCCGGATTTGCCATTGGTGCGTTTAATGTGCTGGTGTTGTTTACCCATTTTTTAAGTCCCGAACAATTCGGATTGATTCAGCTGATGGTCAATGCCGCGGCATTGATGGCCGCGCTGGCTACTCTGGGTACCGTTCCGGTGGTGAATAAGTTTTTTCCATTTTATCATGAATATTTGAAACCCGCTAGAAACGATTTGCCGTTGCTGGTGATTTGCATTTGCCTGATTGGCTTCGGTCTGTTTATACTGGCGGGCTGGCTGGGCAAGGGACTCATCATTCGCAAGTTCTCGGGTAATTCGCCCCTGTTTGTGCAATATTATTTCTGGTTGTTTCCGATGGTTTTTTTCATGTTGTTTTTCACGCTGCTGGAAAGCTTTGCATGGGGTTTGCGGAAAACGGTGCTCACCAACCTGCTGCGCGAAACCATCGTGCGACTGTATGGTACGGTGCTGATTGCAGGCGTGGCTTTGCGATGGATATCGGTAGATACCTTCATTAAGCTCTACAGCGGATTGTTTGCCGTTCCCGCACTGGTGTTGTTAGTAGTATTGATTCGCAGTCGACAATTTCAACTGCACATACGGATGAGTTCCGTGACCCGGAGATTATGGAAACGCATGCTTTCCTTTAGCCTTTATGTGTTTAGCAGCAATGTGTTTAATGTATTTGCCAAAACCATGGAAATCTTTTTTATTTCCAGTATCAATGGGCTTGCGCAAACGGGTGTATATTCCATAGCCGACTATATCATTCGCCTGATGGAAGTGCCCCAGCGAGGCATGGCTTCTATCACCACACCCCTGCTGGCCGTACACTGGAAAAATAAAGATTATCGTGAGATCGAGAAGCTTTATCATAAATCATCGGCCACGCTGTTGATTGCCGGGCTTGCGATCCTGGGCTTGATTTGCACAGACCTGAGGGATATTCAATATGTCTTACCCGAGAAATACCGCGGCATTAGCTGGGTGGTGTGGATTCTGGGCGCAGGTAAATTGATTGACCTGGGTACCGGCGTGAACAATCAGGTGATTCAAACTTCGCATTTCTGGAAATTTGATTTTTACACGAATATATTTTTTACCGTCATCAGCATCATCCTGAATTATTTTCTGGTGCATCGTTTCGGGATGTTAGGCGCAGCCATCACCGCTGCACTCTCGCTGAGCTTGTTTAATTTCATTCGATGCGTGTTTATCTACTGGCGTTTTCGGATGCAACCTTTCCGGAAGGCAACGGCAGGTATCTTGTTATCGGGTATAGCAGCTTATGTGATTGCAACGTCCCTGCCTTTGCCTTTTGTTCACGGACAGGACACGGGCGTAATGGCTTATCTGATCGATGCCGTTTTAAGAGGCCTGGTTTATATCGGTTTATTCGGCGCAACCGTATTGTATTTCCGCTTTTCGGAAGATGTAAATCAACTGGTTGAAAAATGGTGGCAAAAGCTGAAAAATGATGGTGAAAACCGCCTGTAA
- a CDS encoding glycosyltransferase, which yields MKICITRSNAQAYSETFIAQQITSLQSIFGEEHVYTIYEGWLPQRDPSGGLLNPLPLFLLSKCLKRFFHIEDSIINLYGLIQFLSKHKFDVMLANYGVTGAKIWKACARAHVPLIVHFHGFDAFHKSTLSKYSRAYQDMFQYASYIIAVSEDMRRQLIALGADQQKIIRIPYGINTTIFVPGDPCIAPPVFLAVGRFTAKKAPQLTIQAFSSVVQQVPESRLIMVGDGELLETCVKLAKHLHLSDKITFKGVLPLGEVALLMRQVRAFVQHSMTAPDGDKEGMPVAILEAASSGLPVVSTYHAGIPEAVLHGQTGFLVEEGDVDGMAAYMVKLATDPLLARNLGLAARKHVINQYAIDRQIRALSEIFIQTVNFDRNKQD from the coding sequence ATGAAAATTTGTATTACTCGATCCAATGCACAGGCTTATTCCGAAACTTTTATTGCGCAGCAGATTACATCCTTACAATCTATTTTTGGTGAAGAACACGTTTATACGATTTATGAAGGATGGCTCCCTCAACGTGACCCATCGGGTGGGTTACTCAATCCGCTGCCTTTGTTCTTGTTGAGCAAATGCCTAAAAAGATTTTTTCATATAGAAGATAGCATCATCAACCTGTATGGATTAATCCAATTCTTGAGCAAACATAAGTTTGATGTAATGCTTGCTAACTATGGGGTTACAGGAGCAAAAATATGGAAAGCCTGTGCTCGAGCACATGTTCCATTAATTGTTCATTTTCATGGATTTGATGCTTTTCATAAGTCCACGTTAAGCAAGTACAGCAGAGCCTATCAAGACATGTTTCAATATGCCAGTTATATCATTGCGGTATCCGAAGATATGCGCAGGCAGTTGATAGCATTAGGTGCAGATCAGCAGAAAATTATCAGGATACCTTATGGGATCAATACAACGATTTTTGTGCCCGGCGATCCTTGCATAGCGCCACCCGTATTTCTGGCCGTGGGTAGGTTCACCGCCAAAAAAGCGCCTCAGCTTACCATCCAGGCTTTCAGCTCGGTGGTTCAGCAGGTGCCTGAATCCAGGTTGATCATGGTGGGCGATGGAGAATTGCTCGAGACGTGTGTGAAGCTTGCAAAACATTTGCATCTATCCGATAAAATCACGTTTAAAGGTGTATTGCCGTTGGGTGAAGTTGCCCTGCTGATGCGTCAGGTGCGGGCTTTTGTACAACATTCCATGACAGCACCGGATGGGGATAAAGAAGGCATGCCCGTAGCTATTCTGGAGGCGGCATCCAGTGGCTTACCGGTTGTCAGCACATATCACGCAGGTATTCCTGAAGCAGTATTGCACGGGCAGACGGGATTTTTAGTAGAAGAAGGAGATGTAGATGGCATGGCGGCATACATGGTTAAACTCGCAACCGATCCCCTGCTGGCCCGCAATTTAGGTCTGGCTGCAAGAAAACATGTAATAAATCAATATGCAATAGATAGGCAGATTCGAGCACTTTCTGAGATTTTTATTCAAACGGTTAATTTTGATCGAAATAAGCAAGATTAA
- a CDS encoding FkbM family methyltransferase translates to MGKDLYVRKDISISTKTLGNRHACWTFIPTLLNQSSIVYSFGVGRDISFDLHLINMFHLHVFAFDPTPSSIEWIKNENGRLPDEFHFYDFGIASIDGNISFYPPEYKNYGSYSIIKDVYQSSSVMLPVKRLTSIMQELHHNHIDLLKMDVEGAEYAVIEDMVKSNIFPRQLLIEFHHRFKNIGVQKTKEIIHLLKQNEYHIFHVSPTGAEISFLRLDHA, encoded by the coding sequence ATGGGTAAAGATTTATACGTTCGAAAAGACATTTCCATATCAACTAAAACTTTAGGCAATAGACATGCATGCTGGACCTTTATTCCAACTTTGTTAAATCAAAGCAGTATAGTTTATTCATTTGGTGTCGGCAGGGATATATCATTCGATCTTCATCTTATCAATATGTTTCATCTGCATGTCTTCGCTTTTGATCCCACTCCGTCTTCTATTGAATGGATAAAGAATGAAAATGGCCGGTTACCCGATGAATTTCATTTTTATGATTTCGGAATTGCATCTATTGACGGTAATATTTCATTTTATCCGCCCGAATATAAGAATTATGGATCGTACTCTATTATTAAAGATGTTTATCAATCCTCATCCGTTATGCTACCCGTGAAGCGCTTGACAAGTATTATGCAGGAATTACATCACAATCACATTGACCTGTTAAAAATGGATGTAGAAGGAGCGGAGTATGCCGTTATTGAAGATATGGTGAAAAGCAACATTTTTCCAAGGCAATTGTTAATTGAATTTCATCATCGCTTTAAAAACATAGGAGTTCAGAAGACTAAGGAGATTATACATCTTCTTAAGCAAAATGAATATCACATATTCCATGTATCACCAACAGGGGCAGAAATTTCTTTTTTACGACTTGATCATGCATAA
- a CDS encoding FkbM family methyltransferase yields the protein MHIVDQVLRRKEFEQRPPVLIDIGASGAIHSRWKAIAPYSVCITFDPDTREYAYVEQEHKHYKKLYTMHCGVGDEDQASRTFYLTRSPYCSSFLKPNAEKLKPYAFARKYMIEREVSYEIKTIKSVLRELNIAYIDWFKADSQGLDLHIFSALGDKLIKGIIAAELEPGIMDTYDGEDKLHHILSFMEKYPFFLSELHVKGISRISPEHIDEITRNSIFKRLIAASHKKNAGWVEMLYLNTFDEDDVREIRDYMLGIVIALLNEEYGFALELSRKAKLHFNDAIFNDLERFAIKKIKSNVIHLRFIDELKKKFLHK from the coding sequence ATGCATATCGTTGATCAAGTATTACGAAGAAAAGAATTTGAGCAAAGGCCCCCTGTATTGATAGATATTGGAGCTTCGGGAGCCATTCATTCGCGCTGGAAAGCGATTGCTCCTTATAGTGTTTGCATTACGTTTGACCCCGATACGCGAGAATATGCATATGTAGAACAGGAACATAAACACTATAAAAAACTCTACACGATGCATTGTGGAGTCGGTGATGAAGATCAGGCAAGTCGTACGTTTTATCTCACCCGCTCACCTTATTGTTCAAGCTTTTTAAAACCAAATGCAGAAAAGCTGAAACCTTATGCGTTTGCTCGAAAATATATGATAGAGCGTGAGGTGAGTTACGAGATAAAAACGATAAAATCTGTGCTCAGGGAGTTGAATATTGCATACATCGACTGGTTTAAAGCAGATTCTCAGGGATTGGACTTACACATATTTTCTGCATTAGGCGATAAGCTCATCAAAGGTATCATCGCAGCCGAGCTGGAGCCCGGAATCATGGATACCTATGATGGAGAAGATAAGTTGCATCATATTTTATCATTTATGGAAAAATATCCGTTTTTCTTAAGTGAATTGCACGTGAAAGGCATCAGTCGTATTTCGCCGGAGCATATCGATGAAATTACGCGTAACTCCATTTTCAAAAGATTAATTGCAGCTTCACACAAGAAAAATGCTGGATGGGTGGAAATGCTTTACCTGAATACGTTCGATGAAGATGACGTTAGAGAAATTCGGGATTATATGCTTGGTATCGTGATAGCCTTACTAAATGAGGAATATGGCTTTGCCTTAGAGCTATCCAGAAAAGCGAAATTGCACTTTAATGATGCTATCTTCAACGATCTGGAACGGTTTGCCATTAAGAAAATCAAAAGCAATGTGATCCATCTGCGATTTATAGATGAATTAAAAAAGAAATTTTTGCACAAATGA
- the murB gene encoding UDP-N-acetylmuramate dehydrogenase, with protein sequence MPLEEHYSLKRHNTFGVEAFARYFAPIRQLDELKELLIADIWKTMPILVLGEGSNILFTRDVDGLVLKNEIKGIAVIRETADEVWLKVGGGENWHRFVMFCVGNHYAGVENLALIPGSVGASPVQNIGAYGVEVKDVIDEVVAWHLETQELMHFSNSDCAFGYRDSIFKHTYQGKLMIIWVVYRLSKHPIFHTEYAALREELDRSGIKALSLKAISDAVIRIRTRKLPDPAKIGNAGSFFKNPQMSVAQYETLKAQFPDLPAFTVDKHTVKIPAAWLIEQCGWKGYREGDAGVHAHQALVLVNYGKATGKQILELAERIRQSVYERFGIMLEREVNVW encoded by the coding sequence ATGCCACTGGAAGAACATTATTCCCTGAAAAGGCACAACACATTTGGCGTGGAAGCCTTTGCACGTTATTTCGCCCCAATCCGGCAGCTGGATGAACTAAAAGAATTGCTGATTGCCGATATCTGGAAAACCATGCCCATACTGGTGCTGGGTGAAGGGAGTAATATCCTTTTCACCCGCGATGTGGATGGACTGGTATTGAAAAATGAAATCAAAGGTATTGCCGTAATCCGCGAAACCGCCGATGAAGTGTGGTTAAAAGTAGGCGGCGGCGAGAACTGGCATCGATTCGTGATGTTCTGTGTGGGCAATCATTATGCGGGTGTGGAAAATCTGGCGTTGATACCGGGCAGTGTGGGCGCCAGTCCGGTACAGAATATCGGTGCTTATGGTGTGGAAGTAAAGGATGTGATCGATGAAGTAGTGGCCTGGCATCTGGAAACACAGGAGCTGATGCATTTTTCGAATAGCGATTGTGCATTCGGATATCGCGACAGTATCTTTAAACACACGTATCAAGGCAAACTGATGATTATATGGGTCGTGTACAGGCTCAGCAAGCATCCCATCTTTCATACCGAGTATGCCGCTTTGCGAGAAGAGCTGGATAGATCCGGAATAAAAGCACTCAGCCTGAAAGCCATCAGCGATGCAGTAATTCGTATCCGAACCCGGAAATTGCCCGATCCTGCTAAGATTGGTAATGCGGGTAGTTTTTTCAAAAATCCACAGATGTCTGTTGCACAATATGAGACATTGAAGGCACAGTTTCCAGATTTACCTGCTTTCACGGTGGACAAGCATACCGTGAAAATTCCGGCGGCCTGGCTCATTGAACAATGCGGCTGGAAGGGCTATCGCGAAGGCGATGCCGGTGTGCACGCCCATCAGGCACTGGTGCTGGTGAATTATGGCAAAGCCACCGGAAAGCAAATCCTCGAACTTGCGGAACGCATTCGCCAGAGCGTGTATGAACGCTTCGGCATCATGCTCGAAAGAGAAGTGAATGTATGGTGA
- a CDS encoding alpha-L-arabinofuranosidase C-terminal domain-containing protein: protein MKRTSWLLLAIFWVGASVAQAQSQATLVLNDAQAHQTISRYIYGMFSEHLGRDIYDGIWVGKQSSIPNKDGIRLDVVEALKRIHVPVMRWPGGCFADEYHWKDGVGDPAQRPKTINTNWGGVTETNAFGTHEFLEFCRLVGCDPYIAGNVGSGTVQEMSEWVEYLNSNQESSITDWRRRNGQDSAWKVPFWGVGNESWGCGGNMTPEYYADLYRRYASFCKNYPGAPLKKIASGPNGNDLHWMEVLLQDIPHWMMWGISLHYYTVPTGNWSHKGSATQFGEDEYFSTLKRALFMDRILHDQEALMNRYDPQKRLALVVDEWGVWTDVEPGTNPAFLYQQNSLRDALVAASTLNIFNQHCDRVRMANLAQTVNVLQSVILTHGAQMLLTPTYWVFDLYQVHQDARLVPLQLLAPYYVFGNDSLPAVNASASIDSTGALHISLVNIDPAHTIPVKMSFAGSMNWKFAGGQLLTSAHVNDCNTFEHPDLVHPVSFSDVRQTGDIWTVNMPAKSVVVLTLKK, encoded by the coding sequence ATGAAACGTACAAGCTGGCTGCTATTGGCCATATTCTGGGTGGGCGCATCGGTCGCACAGGCTCAGTCACAGGCCACCCTGGTGCTTAACGACGCGCAGGCACATCAAACCATCAGCCGTTACATTTATGGTATGTTTTCCGAACATCTGGGCCGAGATATTTACGACGGCATCTGGGTAGGGAAGCAGTCATCCATTCCCAATAAAGATGGGATCAGGCTTGATGTGGTAGAAGCCCTTAAGCGCATCCATGTGCCGGTGATGCGCTGGCCCGGGGGCTGCTTTGCCGATGAATACCACTGGAAGGATGGCGTGGGTGATCCCGCACAGCGGCCAAAGACCATTAACACCAACTGGGGTGGCGTTACCGAAACCAATGCGTTCGGTACACATGAGTTCCTGGAATTCTGTCGACTGGTAGGTTGTGATCCCTACATTGCCGGTAATGTAGGCAGCGGCACGGTGCAGGAAATGTCGGAATGGGTGGAATACCTGAACTCCAATCAGGAAAGCAGCATTACCGATTGGCGCAGGCGCAATGGGCAGGATTCGGCCTGGAAGGTGCCTTTCTGGGGTGTAGGCAATGAAAGCTGGGGTTGTGGCGGCAACATGACGCCGGAATATTATGCCGATCTATATCGCCGTTATGCATCGTTCTGTAAAAATTATCCCGGCGCTCCGTTGAAAAAAATTGCCAGTGGCCCCAACGGTAATGATCTGCACTGGATGGAAGTGCTGTTGCAGGATATTCCGCACTGGATGATGTGGGGCATATCGCTGCATTATTATACCGTGCCTACAGGCAACTGGAGCCATAAAGGCTCGGCCACACAATTCGGCGAAGACGAATATTTCAGCACGTTGAAGCGGGCGTTGTTCATGGACCGCATCCTTCATGACCAGGAAGCATTGATGAATCGATATGATCCGCAAAAACGACTGGCGCTGGTAGTAGATGAATGGGGCGTGTGGACCGATGTGGAACCCGGTACCAATCCTGCTTTCCTGTACCAGCAAAACAGTCTTCGCGATGCCCTGGTAGCTGCTTCCACATTGAATATCTTCAACCAGCATTGCGACCGCGTGCGTATGGCCAATCTGGCACAAACCGTGAATGTGCTGCAATCGGTGATCCTCACCCATGGTGCACAAATGTTGCTCACACCCACCTACTGGGTTTTTGATCTGTATCAGGTGCATCAGGATGCCAGATTGGTGCCCCTGCAGCTGCTTGCGCCCTACTACGTCTTCGGCAATGATTCCCTGCCGGCCGTCAATGCCTCAGCCTCCATCGACAGTACGGGTGCCCTGCATATTTCGCTGGTAAATATTGACCCCGCGCATACCATTCCGGTGAAGATGTCATTCGCCGGGTCGATGAACTGGAAATTTGCTGGTGGTCAATTGCTGACTTCCGCGCATGTCAATGATTGTAATACGTTCGAACATCCCGATCTGGTTCATCCTGTGAGCTTCAGCGATGTCCGGCAAACGGGCGACATCTGGACCGTGAATATGCCCGCTAAATCCGTGGTAGTATTGACGCTGAAGAAGTGA
- a CDS encoding pyridoxal phosphate-dependent aminotransferase — MQLASRLNRIAESQTIRMAKLGRELKAQGIDVIDLSIGEPDFDTPAHIKEAAKRALDEGYTHYPPVAGYPELRRAIAEKLKTENNWEVLPEQIVVSNGAKQAIANVMLSLLNPGDEVIIPTPYWVSYADITKLAEGTPVFVHCGFEQQYKLKPEQLEQAITPRTRAIIYSSPSNPTGALYSKEELAALAEVLRRHPHVFIISDEIYEYINYVGKHQSITQFQDLIPRTIVINGFSKGFAMTGWRLGYSVSPLPIAKACDTIQGQFTSGANAFAQRGALYALQSSRDACQQMVCAFRERRDFIVKALQQIPGLRFHVPEGAFYLFPEVKAYFGKTDGKQQIQNADDLAMYLLHQAHVSTVTGTAFGEPDCIRLSYANSLEKLSIAMQRIREALQQLH; from the coding sequence ATGCAACTTGCATCACGTCTAAACCGCATTGCGGAATCGCAAACCATTCGGATGGCCAAGCTGGGCCGGGAATTAAAAGCTCAGGGTATTGATGTGATTGATTTGAGTATCGGTGAACCTGATTTTGACACACCGGCTCATATCAAAGAAGCCGCAAAAAGGGCACTGGATGAAGGTTATACCCATTATCCGCCTGTCGCCGGTTATCCGGAATTACGCAGGGCAATTGCCGAAAAATTAAAAACGGAAAACAACTGGGAAGTACTTCCCGAACAGATTGTGGTATCGAACGGTGCCAAGCAGGCCATTGCCAATGTTATGCTCAGCCTGTTGAATCCCGGTGATGAAGTAATCATTCCCACGCCCTACTGGGTATCTTACGCCGATATTACCAAACTGGCCGAAGGCACGCCGGTATTTGTGCATTGTGGTTTTGAACAACAGTACAAACTCAAACCCGAACAGCTCGAACAGGCCATTACACCGCGTACCCGAGCAATTATTTATTCCTCACCCAGCAATCCCACAGGTGCATTGTACAGCAAAGAGGAACTTGCCGCTCTTGCCGAAGTACTTCGCCGACATCCGCATGTATTCATTATCTCAGATGAGATTTACGAATACATCAATTATGTGGGTAAGCATCAAAGCATTACTCAGTTCCAGGACTTAATTCCCCGCACTATTGTAATCAACGGGTTCAGCAAGGGTTTTGCCATGACGGGCTGGCGTTTGGGTTATTCCGTTTCACCCCTGCCTATTGCGAAAGCGTGCGACACCATACAGGGACAGTTTACTTCGGGGGCCAATGCTTTTGCTCAGCGTGGTGCACTGTATGCCCTGCAAAGCAGTCGTGATGCCTGTCAGCAAATGGTATGTGCATTCAGGGAAAGAAGAGATTTTATAGTGAAAGCCCTGCAGCAAATTCCTGGCTTGCGTTTTCATGTGCCTGAGGGTGCGTTTTATCTGTTTCCTGAAGTAAAAGCTTATTTCGGGAAAACCGACGGCAAACAGCAAATTCAAAATGCCGATGATTTAGCCATGTACTTGCTTCATCAGGCACATGTATCCACCGTTACAGGCACTGCATTTGGTGAGCCCGACTGCATCAGGCTTTCTTATGCCAATTCATTGGAAAAACTATCCATTGCTATGCAACGCATCCGCGAGGCCCTACAGCAGCTGCATTAA